Proteins encoded in a region of the Pseudomonas sp. GOM7 genome:
- a CDS encoding glutathione S-transferase family protein, translating to MFKVYGDYRSGNCYKVKLMLHLLGKEYQWIPIDILKGETQSEAFLAKNPNGKIPVLELEDGTCLWESNAILNFLADGSEFLPTEPRLRTQVLQWQFFEQYSHEPYVAVARFIQLYQGMPESRREEHARCLALGYKALKVMEKQLERTPYLVGEQYSIADIALYAYTHVADEGGFSLEAFPAIRAWLDRVASHPRHVTMLG from the coding sequence ATGTTCAAGGTCTACGGTGATTACCGCTCGGGCAACTGCTACAAGGTCAAGCTGATGCTGCATCTGCTGGGCAAGGAGTATCAGTGGATTCCCATCGATATCCTCAAGGGCGAGACGCAGAGCGAAGCCTTCCTGGCCAAGAACCCCAACGGCAAGATTCCAGTGCTGGAGCTGGAGGACGGTACCTGCCTGTGGGAGTCCAACGCCATTCTCAACTTCCTCGCCGATGGCAGCGAGTTCCTGCCGACAGAGCCGCGTCTGCGTACCCAGGTGCTGCAATGGCAGTTCTTCGAGCAATACAGCCATGAGCCGTATGTGGCGGTGGCGCGTTTCATCCAGCTTTATCAGGGCATGCCGGAGTCCCGCCGTGAGGAGCACGCTCGCTGCCTGGCGCTGGGCTACAAGGCGCTGAAAGTGATGGAAAAGCAACTGGAGCGCACGCCGTATCTGGTTGGCGAGCAGTACTCCATCGCCGATATCGCCCTGTATGCCTACACCCACGTGGCGGACGAGGGCGGCTTCAGCCTGGAGGCTTTCCCTGCCATTCGTGCCTGGCTCGACCGGGTTGCCAGCCATCCACGGCATGTGACCATGCTCGGCTGA